The following coding sequences are from one Solea solea chromosome 11, fSolSol10.1, whole genome shotgun sequence window:
- the LOC131468763 gene encoding fibromodulin-like, which translates to MQSVALLLIMGLVDLSLGQHSSQFQWLSRLRGRRRHASLQADDMDCPLECDCPSAFVTAMYCHNRNLQHVPYVPSHMKYVYLQHNQITGIQDGVFDNATNLVWVVLFGNQLSSDKIGKNVFSKLKTLNRLLLDHNELTHVPPNLPKSLTDLRLGHNKISKILPGSFEGMVDLTTLHLQANAIENVQGVSKGLRSLTVLDMRKNKLREIPDDLPEMLQQLYLEFNDIESVPAGFFTGHPKLQFVRLAHNKLTDKGLPSSVFNVSTLIELDLSFNKLEKIPVVSRNLQNLYLQANKIKEFSLRSFCGAIDMTNFSRLRMLRLDANEISARDIPAEAAYCLRRVAFIDV; encoded by the exons ATGCAGTCAGTGGCGCTCCTCCTCATAATGGGACTGGTGGATCTGAGCTTGGGTCAGCATTCCAGCCAGTTCCAATGGCTGTCCCGTCTGCGAGGGCGGCGTCGGCATGCCAGTTTGCAGGCCGATGACATGGACTGTCCCCTGGAGTGTGACTGCCCCTCAGCCTTTGTAACAGCCATGTACTGTCACAATCGCAACCTTCAGCATGTTCCCTACGTGCCCTCACATATGAAGTATGTCTACCTGCAGCATAACCAAATCACAGGCATCCAGGACGGAGTGTTTGACAATGCTACCAACTTGGTCTGGGTCGTGTTGTTCGGCAACCAGCTCAGCTCGGACAAAATTGGCAAGAACGTCTTCAGCAAGCTCAAGACGCTGAATCGGCTTCTTTTGGATCACAACGAGCTCACCCACGTTCCTCCTAACTTGCCCAAGTCTCTCACTGACCTGCGGCTCGGTCACAACAAGATCTCAAAAATCCTCCCCGGCTCGTTTGAGGGGATGGTCGACCTCACTACCCTTCACCTCCAAGCAAACGCCATAGAGAACGTCCAAGGTGTGTCCAAGGGACTGAGGTCTCTGACCGTGCTGGATATGAGGAAAAACAAGCTGAGGGAAATTCCTGACGACCTCCCCGAGATGCTGCAGCAGCTCTACTTGGAGTTTAATGACATCGAGAGTGTGCCGGCGGGCTTTTTCACCGGGCATCCCAAACTGCAGTTTGTCCGCTTGGCTCATAACAAGTTGACAGATAAAGGACTTCCGTCCAGCGTCTTCAACGTCAGCACACTCATCGAGCTTGACCTGTCCTTTAATAAACTGGAGAAGATCCCTGTTGTCAGTAGGAACCTGCAAAACCTTTATTTACAAGCCAATAAGATCAAAG AGTTCTCCCTGCGCAGCTTCTGCGGCGCAATCGACATGACCAACTTCTCCAGGCTGAGGATGCTGCGTCTGGACGCCAACGAAATAAGTGCCAGAGACATTCCTGCCGAAGCGGCCTACTGTTTGCGGCGCGTCGCCTTCATTGACGTGTAG